A part of Prolixibacteraceae bacterium genomic DNA contains:
- the rplW gene encoding 50S ribosomal protein L23, with amino-acid sequence MNVLVRPIVTEKMTEQQETLNSYGFVVLKSADKGQIKKAIEAMYGVEVCSVNTMVYAGKRKMRYTKTGVQNGKTASFKKAIVTLKEGGVIDFYSNI; translated from the coding sequence ATGAATGTTTTAGTTCGACCTATAGTAACAGAAAAAATGACGGAGCAGCAAGAGACTTTGAACTCTTATGGTTTCGTTGTTTTGAAGAGTGCAGATAAAGGCCAGATCAAAAAAGCCATTGAAGCTATGTATGGAGTAGAAGTTTGCTCTGTAAATACAATGGTTTATGCAGGAAAGCGTAAGATGCGTTACACTAAGACTGGTGTGCAAAACGGCAAGACTGCATCTTTTAAGAAGGCGATCGTTACCTTGAAAGAAGGTGGCGTAATTGATTTTTACAGCAATATTTAA
- the rplD gene encoding 50S ribosomal protein L4, with the protein MEISVLNLAGQETGRKVALNDAIFAIEPNDHSIYLDVKQFLANQRQGTHKSKERADISGSTRKIKKQKGTGTARAGSIKSPIFRGGGRAFGPRPRNYGFKLNKKVKQLARKSALTYKANEGAIKVLEDFTFESPKTKEMVSLQKNLQINDKKLLIVLSDANKNIYLSTRNLQNVDVIAVSDLNTYNVLRAKTIVFVEGSVSKLEEVFNI; encoded by the coding sequence ATGGAAATTAGTGTATTAAATCTAGCAGGACAGGAGACTGGTCGTAAAGTTGCATTGAATGATGCAATCTTCGCGATTGAGCCGAACGATCATTCAATCTATTTGGATGTTAAACAGTTCTTGGCAAATCAACGTCAAGGGACTCACAAGTCCAAAGAGCGTGCTGATATTTCTGGTTCAACAAGAAAGATTAAAAAGCAAAAAGGTACTGGTACAGCTCGTGCTGGTAGTATCAAGTCTCCAATTTTCCGTGGTGGTGGACGTGCTTTCGGGCCTCGTCCAAGAAATTACGGTTTCAAGTTGAATAAGAAAGTGAAGCAATTAGCTCGTAAATCAGCTTTGACTTACAAAGCTAACGAGGGAGCTATCAAGGTTCTTGAAGATTTTACTTTTGAGTCTCCAAAGACGAAAGAAATGGTTTCTTTGCAAAAGAATTTACAGATTAACGATAAAAAGTTGTTAATTGTTTTATCTGATGCAAATAAAAACATATATTTGTCGACCAGAAATTTACAGAATGTAGACGTTATTGCTGTATCTGACTTGAATACATATAACGTATTGCGTGCAAAAACTATCGTTTTTGTGGAAGGTTCTGTAAGTAAGTTGGAGGAAGTATTTAATATTTAA
- the rplC gene encoding 50S ribosomal protein L3: MMSGLIGKKIGMTSVFSVEGKNIPCTVIEAGPCVVTQVRTEEVDGYAAIQLGFEDKKEKHATKAEQGHAKKANTTPKKRVVEFSAEGMDFQLGDVVTLDVLNVDGWVDVSGVSKGKGFQGVVKRHGFAGVGQATHGQHNRLRAPGSIGAASYPARVFKGMRMAGRHGGKTVKVESLKVLKVIPESNLLIVKGSVPGAKGSYLIIQQ, translated from the coding sequence ATTATGTCTGGATTAATTGGAAAAAAAATCGGAATGACTTCCGTATTCAGTGTTGAGGGAAAAAACATTCCATGCACTGTGATTGAGGCTGGTCCTTGTGTCGTAACTCAAGTACGTACTGAAGAAGTAGATGGATATGCTGCTATTCAGTTGGGTTTTGAGGATAAAAAAGAGAAGCATGCTACAAAAGCAGAGCAAGGTCACGCTAAAAAAGCGAACACGACTCCTAAGAAGAGAGTGGTAGAGTTTTCTGCAGAAGGTATGGATTTCCAGCTTGGTGATGTTGTAACCCTAGACGTTTTGAATGTTGATGGATGGGTTGATGTTTCAGGTGTCTCTAAAGGTAAAGGTTTTCAGGGTGTTGTAAAGCGTCATGGTTTTGCTGGTGTAGGTCAAGCTACACACGGTCAACATAATCGTTTGAGAGCACCAGGTTCTATTGGGGCGGCATCTTACCCAGCTCGTGTATTTAAAGGTATGCGTATGGCAGGTCGTCACGGTGGCAAGACTGTTAAGGTTGAAAGCTTAAAAGTTTTGAAAGTAATACCAGAGAGTAACTTGTTAATTGTTAAAGGTTCCGTTCCAGGAGCTAAGGGGTCTTACTTAATTATTCAGCAGTAA
- the rpsJ gene encoding 30S ribosomal protein S10: MSQRIRIKLKSYDHNLVDKSAEKIVKTVKTTGAVVSGPIPLPTHKRIFTVLRSTFVNKKSREQFELSTYKRLIDIYSSTAKTIDALMKLELPSGVEVEIKL, encoded by the coding sequence ATGAGTCAAAGAATCAGGATTAAATTAAAGTCTTACGATCACAATCTTGTAGACAAATCAGCTGAGAAGATTGTTAAAACAGTTAAAACAACAGGTGCAGTAGTTAGTGGTCCTATTCCACTTCCTACGCACAAGCGTATCTTTACTGTTTTGCGTTCTACTTTCGTGAACAAAAAATCACGTGAGCAGTTTGAGTTGTCAACGTACAAGCGTTTGATCGACATTTACAGTTCTACTGCAAAAACTATCGATGCTCTTATGAAATTAGAGCTTCCTAGTGGTGTAGAAGTAGAAATTAAACTTTAA
- the fusA gene encoding elongation factor G, translating to MARDLKFTRNIGIMAHIDAGKTTTTERILFYTGRTHKIGEVHDGAATMDWMEQEQERGITITSAATYTEWNYCDKTHQINIIDTPGHVDFTVEVERSLRVLDGTVATFCAVGGVEAQSETVWRQADKYGVPKIAYVNKMDRSGADFFNVVADVKAKLGANPVPIQLPIGAEETFAGVIDLVKMKAILWHDETMGADYSIEDIPADLQEQAEEYREKLVEAVAVQDEALMERFFEDPDSITEEMMYDVIRKATIAGDVVPMLCGSSFKNKGVQTLLDAVCLYLPSPLDKGETVGTVLGEDTEAVRKPDAEEPLAALAFKIATDPFVGRLCFIRVYSGTILSGSYVMNARTGKKERISRLFQMHSNKQEAREKIEAGDICAAVGFKDIRTGDTLCAMDAPMVLEQMTFPDPVIGVAVEPKTQKDMDKMGIGLAKLAEEDPTFQVNTDEDSGQTIIRGMGELHLEIIIDRLKREFNVECNQGEPQVSYKETIRSEVSLRETFKKQSGGRGKFADVHVRVAPAEDGKEGLEFVDAIKGGSIPREFIPSVKKGFEEAMVNGPLAGYPVESLKVTLYDGSYHQVDSDQLSFELVGRQAFKSAASQASPALLEPMMSLEIVTPEEYMGDIISDLNRRRGQVESMDSRGTARVLKAKVPLSEQFGYVTTLRSLSSGRATSSMTFSHYEEVPKNIAIEVLENVKGRTDLL from the coding sequence ATGGCTAGAGATTTAAAATTTACTAGGAATATCGGTATCATGGCTCACATTGATGCTGGTAAGACTACCACTACAGAGCGTATTTTATTCTATACTGGTAGAACACATAAGATCGGTGAGGTGCATGATGGTGCAGCTACGATGGATTGGATGGAGCAAGAGCAAGAGCGTGGTATTACCATTACTTCTGCTGCTACATACACTGAGTGGAATTATTGTGATAAAACTCATCAGATCAATATCATTGATACTCCGGGTCACGTTGACTTTACTGTTGAGGTAGAGCGTTCATTGCGTGTTTTGGATGGTACTGTTGCAACATTTTGTGCAGTAGGTGGTGTTGAGGCACAGTCAGAGACTGTATGGCGCCAGGCTGATAAGTATGGTGTGCCAAAGATTGCATATGTAAATAAGATGGACCGTTCTGGTGCTGATTTCTTCAACGTTGTTGCAGATGTTAAGGCGAAATTGGGTGCAAATCCAGTGCCTATTCAGTTGCCAATTGGAGCCGAAGAGACTTTTGCAGGTGTAATTGACCTAGTAAAAATGAAAGCTATCCTTTGGCATGACGAAACAATGGGTGCGGATTACTCTATCGAGGATATCCCTGCTGATTTGCAAGAGCAAGCTGAGGAGTATAGAGAGAAGCTAGTTGAGGCAGTTGCTGTTCAAGACGAAGCTTTGATGGAGCGTTTCTTTGAGGATCCAGACAGCATCACTGAAGAGATGATGTATGATGTGATTCGTAAAGCAACTATCGCTGGAGATGTAGTTCCAATGTTATGTGGTTCTTCATTCAAAAATAAAGGGGTTCAAACATTGCTTGATGCAGTATGTTTGTATTTGCCTTCACCTTTGGATAAAGGAGAGACTGTTGGTACTGTATTGGGTGAAGATACTGAAGCTGTACGTAAACCAGATGCTGAAGAGCCATTGGCTGCATTGGCATTTAAAATTGCAACTGACCCATTTGTAGGTCGTTTGTGTTTTATCCGTGTTTACTCAGGAACAATTCTTTCTGGTTCATATGTAATGAATGCAAGAACAGGAAAGAAAGAGCGTATTTCACGTTTATTCCAAATGCACTCAAATAAACAAGAGGCTAGAGAGAAGATTGAAGCTGGAGATATCTGTGCTGCTGTAGGTTTCAAAGATATCCGTACTGGAGATACTTTGTGTGCTATGGATGCGCCAATGGTTCTTGAGCAGATGACTTTCCCTGACCCAGTTATTGGAGTAGCAGTTGAGCCTAAGACTCAGAAGGATATGGATAAGATGGGTATTGGTCTTGCTAAATTGGCAGAAGAAGATCCAACTTTCCAGGTAAATACTGATGAGGATTCAGGGCAGACTATTATTCGTGGTATGGGTGAGCTTCACTTGGAGATTATTATTGACCGACTTAAGCGTGAGTTTAATGTTGAGTGTAATCAAGGTGAGCCTCAAGTATCATATAAAGAGACTATCCGTTCTGAAGTTTCATTACGTGAGACATTCAAGAAGCAGTCGGGTGGACGTGGTAAATTTGCCGATGTTCACGTACGTGTTGCTCCTGCAGAGGACGGAAAAGAAGGTCTTGAGTTTGTTGACGCGATCAAAGGTGGATCTATTCCTAGAGAATTTATCCCTTCTGTGAAGAAAGGTTTCGAAGAGGCTATGGTTAATGGACCATTGGCTGGTTATCCTGTAGAGAGTCTTAAAGTTACTCTTTATGATGGATCTTATCACCAAGTCGATTCAGATCAATTGTCTTTCGAACTTGTAGGTCGTCAAGCATTTAAGAGTGCTGCATCACAGGCATCTCCTGCATTGTTAGAGCCAATGATGAGTTTAGAGATTGTTACTCCAGAGGAGTATATGGGAGATATTATTTCTGACTTGAACCGCCGTCGTGGTCAGGTAGAAAGTATGGATTCTCGTGGTACTGCTCGTGTTCTTAAGGCAAAAGTGCCTCTTTCAGAACAATTTGGATATGTAACGACGCTTCGTTCATTGTCTTCTGGTCGTGCAACTTCTTCTATGACATTCTCTCATTATGAAGAAGTACCAAAGAACATCGCAATTGAGGTGTTGGAGAATGTGAAAGGTCGAACAGATTTGTTGTAA
- the rpsG gene encoding 30S ribosomal protein S7 — MRKAKPKKRVLLPDPKFNDTMVTRFVNDLMQDGKKSVAFRIFYDALDIVDGRMKTEELSALDIWKKAIQNITPGVEVKSRRVGGSTFQVPMEIRPERKLAIGVKNLIMYARKRSGKTMADKLAAEIMAAFNEEGGAYKKREDTHRMAEANRAFAHFRF, encoded by the coding sequence ATGAGAAAGGCAAAACCAAAAAAGAGGGTCCTTTTGCCGGACCCAAAGTTTAACGATACCATGGTAACAAGGTTCGTTAACGATTTGATGCAAGATGGAAAGAAAAGTGTGGCATTCCGCATTTTTTATGATGCTCTTGACATCGTTGATGGTCGTATGAAAACTGAAGAGTTGTCTGCACTGGATATTTGGAAGAAAGCAATCCAAAATATTACTCCAGGTGTTGAGGTTAAGAGTCGCCGTGTAGGTGGATCTACTTTTCAGGTGCCAATGGAGATTCGTCCAGAGCGTAAGCTGGCTATCGGAGTTAAGAATTTAATTATGTATGCTCGTAAGCGTTCAGGTAAGACTATGGCTGATAAGTTGGCTGCAGAGATTATGGCTGCGTTTAATGAAGAGGGTGGTGCATATAAGAAGAGAGAAGATACACATAGAATGGCTGAGGCTAACCGTGCGTTTGCTCACTTCCGCTTCTAA
- the rpsL gene encoding 30S ribosomal protein S12, translated as MPTIQQLVRKGRTSKVENSKSPALDACPQRRGVCVRVYTTTPKKPNSAMRKVARVRLTNGKEVNAYIPGEGHNLQEHSIVLVRGGRVKDLPGVRYHLVRGALDTAGVEGRLQRRSKYGAKRPKKK; from the coding sequence ATGCCTACTATTCAACAGTTAGTACGTAAAGGGCGTACAAGCAAAGTGGAGAATAGCAAATCTCCAGCGTTGGATGCATGTCCACAGCGTCGTGGAGTTTGTGTACGTGTTTACACAACTACTCCAAAGAAGCCTAATTCAGCAATGAGAAAAGTTGCAAGGGTTCGTCTTACCAACGGAAAAGAAGTGAATGCTTATATTCCAGGTGAAGGACACAACTTGCAAGAGCACTCGATTGTATTGGTTCGCGGTGGTCGTGTAAAAGACTTACCAGGGGTACGTTATCACTTGGTTCGTGGAGCGCTAGATACTGCTGGAGTTGAAGGACGTCTTCAACGTCGTTCTAAATACGGAGCGAAGAGACCTAAGAAGAAGTAA
- a CDS encoding elongation factor G yields MKTYKTCDIRNLTIIGGSGSGKTTLCESMLFEGGVIGRRGSVAQENTVSDHTTVEHEYRNSVFSSVLYTEYNDRKLNIIDTPGMDDFVGNVIPALRVAATGIMVINATEGIEVGTEIATRQAKNFETPLIFTVNQLDRADIQWDTLISELNNGYQNHIALIQYPVETGENFHQVIDVLKMKMYQWGPEGGSPEILDIPDSELEKANELHNELVEKAAENDEKLMELFFDKGTLTEEEMREGIKKGMLARELYPLFCICAEKDMGVRRLMEFICNVAPAPNELKPKETVDGQQVFVDEKDKTSLFFFKTSVEPHVGEINYFKVNSGILKEGDELLNTTTDNKEKLSQLFVSAGKNRVRVNELHAGDIGATVKLKETKTDHTLCDKTENYKFRNLRFPKPRYTTAIKAVNESDDEKVAEILHKLSQEDPTWKMEYAKELKQLLVHGQGEYHINTLKWYFDHIYKVDIQLERPRISYRETITKPALANFRHKKQSGGSGQFGEVHLMIEPYIEGKEPRKSIKIGDKEIKLSLRHVEEHPLKWGGKLIYCNCIVGGVIDARFQPAILKGIMEKMEEGPLTGSYARDIIVYVYDGKMHPVDSNEISFKIAGRTAFSQAFKEADPKILEPIYKMQVFVPSDKMGDVMSDLQGRRAMILGMESSGNYEVINVQIPLKETYKYSTALSSLTNGRAMFKMEFDKYEKMQSEVQKKVLEEHEEVELV; encoded by the coding sequence ATGAAAACATACAAAACTTGCGACATCCGTAACCTTACCATCATTGGGGGTTCCGGATCAGGTAAAACCACTCTGTGTGAATCTATGTTATTTGAAGGAGGCGTAATTGGGCGAAGAGGAAGTGTTGCACAAGAAAACACTGTTTCTGACCATACGACCGTAGAACATGAATATCGGAATTCCGTCTTCAGCTCAGTGCTTTACACGGAGTACAACGATAGAAAGTTAAATATCATTGATACTCCAGGAATGGATGATTTTGTAGGAAATGTAATCCCAGCACTGCGCGTTGCCGCCACAGGTATCATGGTAATAAATGCAACAGAAGGAATAGAGGTTGGTACAGAGATAGCCACTCGACAAGCAAAAAACTTCGAGACACCTCTTATCTTTACAGTCAATCAGCTCGACAGAGCAGATATCCAATGGGACACGCTTATCAGCGAACTAAATAATGGATATCAAAACCACATTGCTTTGATACAGTACCCTGTAGAGACAGGCGAAAACTTCCATCAAGTAATCGATGTTCTAAAGATGAAGATGTACCAATGGGGTCCAGAAGGCGGATCACCTGAGATTCTAGACATTCCTGATTCAGAACTAGAGAAAGCCAATGAACTACACAACGAATTGGTAGAGAAAGCAGCAGAAAATGATGAAAAGCTCATGGAACTATTCTTTGACAAAGGGACTCTGACCGAGGAGGAGATGCGTGAAGGAATAAAAAAAGGGATGCTAGCAAGAGAACTATATCCTCTATTTTGTATCTGTGCAGAGAAAGACATGGGCGTACGTCGTTTGATGGAATTTATATGTAATGTTGCACCAGCACCCAATGAATTGAAGCCGAAAGAGACCGTGGATGGACAACAAGTATTCGTTGATGAAAAAGACAAAACATCTCTATTCTTCTTCAAGACATCCGTTGAGCCACACGTAGGTGAAATCAACTACTTTAAAGTAAACTCAGGAATACTTAAAGAGGGAGATGAGCTACTTAATACCACCACCGATAATAAAGAAAAATTATCACAACTATTTGTCTCAGCAGGTAAAAACAGAGTACGTGTTAACGAACTCCATGCTGGAGACATCGGAGCAACTGTAAAACTAAAAGAAACAAAAACAGATCACACTCTCTGTGACAAAACTGAAAACTATAAATTTCGCAACCTTAGGTTTCCTAAACCTCGATACACAACAGCTATTAAAGCAGTTAACGAGAGTGACGATGAAAAGGTAGCCGAAATTCTTCATAAACTCTCACAAGAAGATCCAACCTGGAAAATGGAGTATGCAAAAGAGCTAAAACAACTTTTAGTTCATGGACAAGGAGAGTATCATATCAACACCCTTAAATGGTATTTCGATCACATCTACAAAGTAGACATCCAACTTGAAAGACCACGCATCTCATACAGAGAGACAATTACCAAGCCTGCACTTGCAAACTTTAGACACAAGAAACAATCTGGAGGATCAGGACAATTTGGAGAAGTCCACTTAATGATTGAACCATACATCGAAGGAAAAGAACCAAGGAAGAGCATTAAAATTGGCGATAAAGAGATCAAACTAAGCCTTCGCCACGTCGAGGAACACCCTCTTAAGTGGGGCGGAAAACTAATCTACTGTAACTGTATCGTAGGAGGAGTAATTGACGCAAGATTCCAACCAGCAATTCTAAAAGGAATAATGGAAAAAATGGAAGAAGGTCCACTAACAGGAAGTTATGCACGCGACATTATCGTATATGTTTACGATGGAAAGATGCACCCTGTTGATTCAAATGAAATATCTTTCAAAATCGCTGGACGAACAGCGTTTAGCCAAGCATTCAAAGAGGCTGATCCAAAGATCCTTGAACCGATCTACAAAATGCAAGTATTTGTTCCTAGTGATAAAATGGGAGATGTAATGAGTGATCTTCAAGGTAGAAGAGCCATGATTCTAGGAATGGAATCAAGTGGAAACTACGAAGTAATCAATGTGCAAATACCACTAAAAGAGACTTACAAATACTCTACAGCATTAAGTTCTCTAACCAATGGTAGAGCCATGTTCAAGATGGAGTTTGACAAATACGAAAAGATGCAATCAGAGGTACAGAAAAAAGTTCTTGAAGAACACGAAGAAGTAGAATTAGTTTAA
- a CDS encoding ISL3 family transposase, with product MYDLLASALHIESPYFIDGINLDKESQRLDVYIDFKRGSRFSHNGEDNLQVHDTRKKTWQHLSFFEYKCYLTARVPRVIKGDGNVAILDMPWEGELPGFTLLFEALLMSLISYMPVHQVAQMTGVYDDKLWKLATLYVDTAKAEEDHSDIEMIGVDETSCKKGHNYVTLFVDLKERKTVHVTEGKGAETIASFCKVIPHYHDQNKVIKSSKISHVSCDMSPSFISGIATHLPDASITFDKFHIMKIINEAVDKVRRSEAKDEECLKGNRYLFLKNKTNFTLKQQQAFKDLSISNSKLKSFRALRIRESFQDIYTYANTAEEFVCLLKQWYYWATHSRMEPIIKAANTIKRHWDGVVQWMETKINNGILEGLNSVVQTVKRRAKGFRDTKNFITMIYLVTGKLDFRKVNKHCSF from the coding sequence ATGTACGATTTATTAGCCTCAGCCTTACATATTGAATCTCCCTATTTTATTGATGGTATTAACTTAGACAAGGAATCCCAACGTTTAGATGTTTATATCGATTTTAAGAGAGGTTCTCGTTTTAGTCACAATGGAGAGGATAACCTACAGGTGCATGATACACGAAAGAAAACATGGCAGCATTTAAGCTTCTTTGAGTATAAGTGTTATTTAACTGCACGTGTTCCCCGTGTTATAAAGGGAGATGGTAATGTTGCTATTCTTGATATGCCTTGGGAAGGTGAACTACCTGGTTTTACACTGTTGTTTGAAGCATTATTAATGTCCTTAATTTCTTATATGCCAGTTCATCAGGTTGCACAAATGACAGGTGTTTATGATGATAAGCTATGGAAGTTGGCAACTTTGTATGTCGATACAGCAAAGGCCGAAGAAGACCATTCTGATATTGAGATGATAGGGGTTGATGAGACTTCTTGTAAAAAAGGGCATAATTATGTTACTTTGTTTGTAGACCTAAAAGAACGCAAGACAGTACATGTTACTGAAGGAAAAGGGGCAGAAACTATTGCTTCTTTTTGTAAGGTTATTCCACATTATCACGACCAAAATAAAGTGATCAAATCAAGTAAAATAAGTCATGTCAGTTGTGATATGTCTCCTTCATTCATTAGTGGCATAGCAACACACCTTCCAGATGCTTCCATTACATTTGACAAGTTTCATATTATGAAGATAATCAATGAAGCAGTAGATAAGGTTAGACGATCTGAAGCAAAAGATGAAGAGTGTCTAAAGGGGAACAGGTATTTATTCTTAAAGAACAAGACAAACTTCACCTTAAAGCAACAGCAAGCCTTTAAGGATCTTTCTATATCAAACAGTAAATTAAAGAGTTTCAGAGCACTCCGAATACGTGAAAGCTTTCAGGATATTTACACATACGCTAACACGGCAGAAGAGTTTGTGTGCTTATTAAAACAATGGTATTATTGGGCAACTCACTCTAGGATGGAGCCTATCATCAAGGCTGCCAATACAATTAAAAGACATTGGGATGGCGTTGTGCAATGGATGGAAACAAAGATAAATAATGGAATATTAGAAGGTCTTAATTCTGTGGTTCAAACAGTAAAAAGAAGAGCTAAAGGATTTAGGGACACTAAAAATTTCATCACAATGATATATCTTGTTACGGGTAAATTAGATTTTAGAAAGGTGAATAAGCATTGTTCTTTTTAA
- a CDS encoding CDGSH iron-sulfur domain-containing protein gives MKFSVEVAKNGPYLVKGKVKLTPIEIRCDEEGNSIGWNEGESKIVDDPALCRCGRSKNAPYCDGSHIQSEFNGHETASFSSYLSRYDEIDGPKFILTDVSKFCSFARFCDTYGSVWKLVEELDDPEGLKIPIDQVKNCPSGRLVLWDSESKERVSEDFDFEIAYIEDQKYQCSGPLRVTNAESIRSLDKDMEYEKRPKFTLCRCGESSNKPFCDGTHASMKFQAVYKNK, from the coding sequence ATGAAATTTTCAGTAGAAGTAGCTAAGAATGGCCCATACTTAGTTAAAGGGAAGGTGAAACTTACGCCAATTGAAATAAGATGTGACGAGGAGGGTAATTCGATAGGTTGGAATGAAGGAGAGTCAAAAATTGTTGATGATCCTGCTTTGTGTCGTTGTGGTAGATCAAAGAATGCTCCTTATTGTGATGGTTCTCATATTCAATCTGAATTTAATGGACATGAGACTGCTTCATTTTCATCTTATCTAAGTCGTTATGATGAAATTGATGGTCCTAAGTTTATTTTGACAGATGTATCTAAATTCTGTTCATTTGCTCGTTTTTGTGATACTTATGGTAGTGTGTGGAAGCTCGTAGAGGAGTTAGATGACCCTGAAGGACTTAAAATACCTATTGATCAAGTGAAGAATTGTCCTTCTGGCAGACTTGTGTTATGGGATAGTGAATCTAAAGAGAGGGTGTCTGAAGATTTCGATTTCGAAATTGCCTATATCGAAGATCAGAAATATCAATGTAGTGGTCCTCTGAGAGTGACCAATGCGGAATCAATAAGATCATTAGATAAGGATATGGAGTATGAAAAGCGCCCTAAATTTACACTGTGTCGTTGTGGTGAATCTTCTAATAAGCCTTTCTGTGATGGAACTCATGCATCTATGAAATTTCAAGCTGTGTATAAAAATAAGTAG
- a CDS encoding gliding motility-associated C-terminal domain-containing protein, which translates to MRKLSLLLFLTLCVKTFCFAQLSSNNSSALVETTYPTTTRVDNIYFFNEVDGNFNYTYSGAISYEWFKWNGTTNNFESILLSGAGVSQLLNTTDGYYRVVASNATGMLQETYFWVFRVDATVKTEILDSDCSSFRLVSTLNGASHVEYFDPTTSVPVRKNSNPKYAWTLASKGISTQPYATIYDLPRVDSDYNLLYTDEFGRDINNSVKYEALLPDVKFSYTTNQDGEAEFMAPLVVAFVNESKNDDEIYAWTLYKSDEVLKNETANNLIAEYDSSMYRTESIAPKYTYETPGSYMIQLEAQRTRNGHLCKAVFRLDPHLKIVASTLKVPEAFSPNGDGLNDVLKIEAKSLKTLKFFIYNRWGRKIYSASLSNMAFEDYHVLEWDGTYNGKTLNSGVYFYTLEAVGRDDEPRVQQGTIHLFNN; encoded by the coding sequence ATGAGGAAATTATCGCTTCTACTCTTCTTAACTCTTTGTGTAAAGACATTCTGTTTTGCACAATTGTCTTCGAATAACAGTAGTGCTCTTGTCGAAACAACATATCCAACTACAACACGTGTTGATAATATCTATTTCTTTAATGAGGTAGATGGGAATTTTAACTATACCTATTCAGGTGCGATCTCTTATGAATGGTTTAAATGGAATGGTACAACAAATAATTTTGAATCGATTCTATTATCAGGAGCGGGAGTGAGTCAATTGTTAAATACTACGGATGGATACTATCGTGTCGTCGCTTCTAATGCTACAGGTATGCTGCAAGAAACCTATTTCTGGGTGTTTCGTGTGGATGCTACGGTTAAAACGGAAATATTAGATAGTGACTGTAGTTCATTTCGTCTCGTCTCTACTTTGAATGGTGCTTCTCATGTGGAATATTTTGATCCTACGACTTCTGTGCCAGTTCGAAAGAACTCTAACCCTAAATATGCGTGGACATTGGCCTCTAAAGGGATCTCAACACAACCATATGCAACCATTTATGACCTACCTAGAGTCGATTCCGATTATAATTTACTCTACACCGATGAGTTTGGTCGTGATATAAACAACAGTGTAAAATATGAGGCATTATTACCTGACGTCAAATTTAGTTATACTACAAACCAAGATGGTGAAGCTGAGTTTATGGCTCCTCTTGTTGTAGCATTCGTAAATGAGTCGAAAAATGATGATGAGATATATGCTTGGACACTCTACAAGTCGGATGAAGTATTGAAGAATGAAACGGCAAATAATCTTATTGCGGAATATGATTCATCCATGTATCGTACAGAGTCTATAGCACCGAAATATACTTATGAAACTCCGGGTTCCTATATGATTCAACTCGAAGCCCAAAGAACGAGGAATGGTCATCTGTGTAAAGCGGTTTTTAGATTAGATCCCCATCTTAAGATTGTTGCCTCGACCCTTAAAGTCCCAGAAGCATTTTCACCAAATGGTGATGGACTTAATGATGTGTTGAAAATTGAAGCAAAATCATTGAAAACACTAAAGTTCTTTATATACAATCGTTGGGGAAGGAAGATCTATAGCGCTTCTCTATCTAATATGGCATTTGAGGACTATCATGTACTAGAGTGGGATGGTACTTATAATGGAAAAACATTAAATTCAGGAGTCTATTTCTACACCTTAGAGGCTGTAGGTCGTGATGATGAACCTCGTGTTCAACAAGGAACGATTCACCTGTTCAATAATTGA